The Stigmatella aurantiaca DW4/3-1 genome contains the following window.
TGGAGGTTCGGATCCGTCGCCAGGGGCAGGCCCGCGGCGAGCAGGAAGTCCTTCATCGCTCGGGCCATGGCGGCACCATCCGGCGGGGTGCGCGGGGCTTCGCGCGGCGGTCGTCGAGGGGCTCGGGATGTTCCCACGGGTGAGACTCCTTGGAGGACAGGCATCGTACATCGAAGAGCCCGGCAGGCAGGGGACAACCCACGGCTGGGCATCGTCCAGAGGGGCCGCTGCCCGCGTACCGGGCCTTGAGTTCCTCCAACTCCGCTTCTTTTTGGGAGAGGGCTGCGAGCAGGGCCTCAGGGGTGTTCGCCCGCCGGTCCACCTCCACCTTGCCGTCCATCACGTCTGCCTTGGAGACGACGGCGAGCACGGCCTTCGCAGGCAGGGCCCTGTCCTTGAAGCCCACCTATTTGAAGCGCGTCCGGTCCAACACGAGGCTGTCCCGGTCCAACGGGCCGTTAAAGGCCACCGTGGTGGGCAACGCGGCGCGCCGATCCTGGCGCTGCCGGGCAGGCAGGAGAGGCTGGGCGGCGGCAGCGCTCGCCACCAGCAGTGTGGCGAGGAGCAACCACTTCGTGGGTAGTGCCAAGAAAGGAGAACCTCCGAGGTCACTCCCCTAGCAGCAGATGTGGCGCGTTGAAGTGCGACTCTGGCGGCGTGTCGCGGGGCTTCAGCAGATTTCCAGCAGCAGCCGACCGAGCTGGGGTCTTCTCCCTTTTGGGTCAGGTCGAAAGG
Protein-coding sequences here:
- a CDS encoding DUF2381 family protein, whose amino-acid sequence is MGFKDRALPAKAVLAVVSKADVMDGKVEVDRRANTPEALLAALSQKEAELEELKARYAGSGPSGRCPAVGCPLPAGLFDVRCLSSKESHPWEHPEPLDDRRAKPRAPRRMVPPWPER